One part of the Paenibacillus antri genome encodes these proteins:
- a CDS encoding WD40 repeat domain-containing protein produces the protein MNAVRLGTPIRGICVWAAAYGRSNGRDCIYAVSSGERCLFFVVDAHSGECLHRFEMEEAKHCWGVVATGEAAYAVADGHLYRYRAAPPGNGLEHLGAAIEGEHYSWRLAADDDGAIYGGCYPGGKAFRYDPRTGAFRDYGAIVEGEQYVRCMKAYGGALYMGIGTVAPRLVAMQVDSGERKEIPLPAAAANDSMVYDLDIAWPYLYIRLTPSNTMRVYDLAEEVWIDEIPGAMGLAVSPPDGNGSVYFAKDDRLHRYDAAARGYEDVGVPLEGPCVDFGWIGPEDASLETAASRLICIRRDGSYWTYDPKTGRREERDPGLSGGPVTIHSLAPGPDGRIYCGGYFAGGFASFDPATGELSEAQTFGQIEGMAAFGSKLYLGVYPKAILYEYDPERPWIPGDNPTRLASLQDEGQDRPFAFCDAGDALAVGTVPDYGRLGGALALVRPEERRVERFPGIAGAQSVTSLAFRSGTLYLGGCIWGGLGVKPIDEEALLLAWDPAARRELRRTIPVPGEKAISALAFAPNGRLWGVTAGKLFEFDVDDWRLVRDIEVVPFDWGSRGHFWRGGSLRFEADGGIVGTAVGTLFHYDPAFDRVTAEAEGVWLSTGDREGRSYFSIGTSLFKR, from the coding sequence ATGAACGCGGTTCGGCTCGGGACGCCGATCCGCGGCATCTGCGTCTGGGCGGCCGCCTACGGCCGGTCGAACGGGCGCGACTGCATCTACGCCGTCTCCTCGGGCGAGCGGTGCTTGTTCTTTGTCGTCGACGCGCATTCGGGAGAATGCCTCCATCGATTCGAGATGGAGGAGGCGAAGCACTGCTGGGGCGTCGTCGCGACGGGGGAGGCGGCGTACGCGGTCGCAGACGGCCATCTGTACCGTTATCGTGCAGCGCCGCCCGGGAACGGCTTGGAGCACCTTGGGGCGGCGATCGAAGGGGAGCATTATTCGTGGCGGCTGGCGGCGGACGACGACGGCGCGATCTACGGCGGTTGTTACCCGGGCGGCAAAGCGTTCCGCTACGACCCTCGAACCGGCGCGTTCCGCGATTACGGCGCGATCGTCGAGGGCGAGCAGTACGTCCGCTGCATGAAGGCGTACGGCGGCGCGCTGTATATGGGGATCGGCACCGTCGCCCCGCGGCTCGTCGCGATGCAGGTCGACAGCGGGGAACGGAAGGAAATCCCGCTGCCCGCCGCCGCCGCGAACGACAGCATGGTGTACGACTTGGACATCGCATGGCCGTACCTCTACATCCGGCTGACGCCGTCGAATACGATGCGCGTGTACGATCTTGCCGAAGAAGTCTGGATCGACGAAATCCCCGGCGCTATGGGGCTGGCCGTATCGCCGCCGGACGGCAATGGAAGCGTCTACTTCGCGAAAGACGACCGGCTTCATCGGTACGATGCCGCGGCGAGGGGATATGAGGATGTCGGCGTGCCCCTCGAAGGACCTTGCGTCGATTTCGGCTGGATCGGGCCGGAGGACGCTTCGCTCGAGACCGCGGCGAGCCGATTGATTTGCATCCGGCGCGACGGAAGTTATTGGACGTACGATCCGAAGACCGGACGCCGAGAGGAACGGGATCCGGGATTGTCCGGCGGACCCGTGACGATTCATTCGCTGGCGCCCGGGCCCGACGGCCGTATCTATTGCGGCGGCTATTTCGCGGGGGGCTTCGCGAGCTTCGATCCGGCGACCGGCGAGCTGTCGGAAGCCCAGACCTTCGGACAGATCGAAGGAATGGCGGCGTTCGGCAGCAAGCTCTACCTAGGAGTCTATCCGAAGGCGATCCTGTACGAATATGACCCGGAACGGCCGTGGATTCCCGGGGACAACCCGACGAGGCTCGCCTCGCTTCAAGACGAGGGGCAGGATCGGCCGTTCGCCTTCTGCGACGCAGGCGACGCGCTCGCCGTCGGCACGGTGCCCGATTACGGACGGCTCGGAGGGGCGCTTGCGCTCGTTCGGCCTGAGGAGCGCCGTGTCGAGCGATTCCCGGGCATCGCCGGAGCGCAGAGCGTCACTTCGCTGGCGTTCCGATCCGGGACGTTGTACCTCGGCGGCTGCATCTGGGGCGGGTTGGGCGTGAAGCCGATCGACGAGGAGGCGCTGCTGCTCGCCTGGGATCCTGCGGCGCGCCGAGAGCTTCGGCGGACGATCCCGGTTCCGGGGGAGAAGGCGATCTCGGCGCTCGCGTTCGCTCCGAACGGACGGTTATGGGGCGTAACGGCGGGGAAGCTGTTCGAGTTCGACGTCGACGACTGGCGGCTCGTCCGCGACATAGAGGTCGTTCCGTTCGACTGGGGCTCGCGCGGCCACTTCTGGCGAGGCGGATCGCTTCGGTTCGAGGCGGACGGCGGCATCGTGGGCACGGCCGTCGGGACGTTGTTTCATTACGATCCCGCCTTCGACCGGGTGACGGCGGAAGCGGAGGGCGTATGGCTGTCGACGGGGGATCGGGAAGGGCGGTCGTACTTCTCGATCGGTACGTCGTTATTCAAGCGATAG
- a CDS encoding SDR family NAD(P)-dependent oxidoreductase, protein MRLQGKKALVTGAARGIGFGIAEKFLSEGASVVLLDRSEAELERASGSLAAYGARVATEACDLRELDRLDAAAGRAFDRFGGIDVVVNNAGVAFREPFLDIAPERWDAVFDVNVRAAFRLGQLAARRMIAKGGGGAIVNMSSKNGLAGSGALAHYNASKAAVVLLTESMAVELAPYGIRVNAVAPGFVDTPLDRELRERSKLPAYSAHTPMKRAATVEEVANAFLFLASDEASYITGTTLRVDGGHLANGSEL, encoded by the coding sequence ATGAGATTGCAAGGCAAGAAGGCGCTCGTCACCGGCGCGGCTCGCGGCATCGGCTTCGGCATCGCCGAGAAGTTTCTATCGGAAGGCGCCAGCGTCGTATTGCTCGACCGGAGCGAAGCCGAGCTGGAACGCGCCTCCGGTTCGCTGGCGGCCTACGGCGCGCGCGTCGCGACGGAGGCGTGCGACCTGCGGGAGCTCGACCGGCTTGACGCGGCGGCGGGCCGCGCCTTCGACAGGTTCGGCGGCATCGACGTCGTCGTCAATAACGCGGGCGTCGCGTTCCGGGAGCCGTTCCTCGACATCGCGCCCGAGAGGTGGGACGCGGTGTTCGACGTCAACGTCCGGGCGGCGTTCCGCCTCGGCCAGCTCGCCGCCCGCCGCATGATCGCGAAGGGCGGGGGCGGCGCGATCGTAAATATGAGCTCGAAGAACGGGCTTGCGGGAAGCGGCGCCCTGGCGCACTACAACGCCTCCAAAGCCGCGGTGGTGCTGCTGACGGAGTCGATGGCGGTGGAATTGGCGCCGTACGGCATCCGCGTGAACGCGGTCGCTCCGGGCTTCGTAGATACGCCGCTCGACCGGGAGCTGAGGGAGCGTTCGAAGCTCCCGGCCTACTCCGCGCATACGCCGATGAAACGAGCCGCGACCGTCGAGGAAGTGGCGAACGCGTTCCTGTTTCTCGCGTCCGACGAAGCGTCCTATATTACGGGAACGACGCTGCGAGTGGACGGGGGCCATCTGGCGAACGGGAGCGAGCTGTAA
- a CDS encoding ABC transporter permease — protein sequence MAPSMGAAGAARRPDRRRKYGILLRRMAANKYLYLMLLPVVVYFLLFEYKPMYGALIAFKNFNPYQGVWESPWVGFKHFLHFFESHYFVRLLRNTLLLSVYSLIVIFPASIAFALLLNELRLKRLKSVVQTLSYLPHFISLIVIAGMIVDFTQPDGIINRVLLAVGFISEPISFLILPEWFRTIYIGSGLWQSVGWNSIIFLAALAGINPSLYEAAVIDGANRWKQLVHVTLPGIVPTILILLILNIGSLMNVGWDKIILLYNAATYETADVISTFVYRRGIINADYSFSAAVGLFNSAINFALLLLANRISRKTTENSLW from the coding sequence ATGGCTCCGTCCATGGGGGCGGCCGGCGCGGCTCGCCGGCCCGACCGTCGAAGAAAATACGGCATCCTGCTCCGAAGGATGGCCGCTAACAAATATTTGTATCTCATGCTGCTGCCGGTCGTCGTCTACTTTTTGCTCTTCGAATACAAGCCGATGTACGGCGCGCTGATCGCCTTCAAAAATTTCAACCCGTACCAGGGCGTATGGGAAAGCCCGTGGGTCGGCTTCAAGCATTTCCTGCACTTTTTCGAAAGCCACTATTTCGTCCGATTGCTTCGCAACACGCTGCTGCTCAGCGTATATTCGCTGATCGTCATTTTCCCGGCTTCGATCGCCTTCGCCTTGCTGCTCAACGAGCTGCGCTTGAAGCGATTGAAGTCTGTCGTTCAGACGCTTTCCTATTTGCCTCATTTCATCTCGCTGATCGTTATCGCAGGCATGATCGTCGACTTCACGCAGCCCGACGGCATTATTAACCGCGTCCTGCTAGCCGTGGGCTTCATTTCGGAGCCGATCTCGTTCCTCATCTTGCCGGAATGGTTTCGTACGATCTATATCGGTTCCGGATTGTGGCAGAGCGTCGGTTGGAACTCGATTATCTTCCTCGCCGCGTTAGCGGGGATCAATCCGAGTTTGTACGAGGCGGCCGTCATCGACGGCGCCAACCGCTGGAAGCAGCTCGTGCATGTTACGCTGCCCGGCATCGTTCCGACGATTTTGATCCTGCTCATCTTGAACATCGGGTCGCTCATGAACGTGGGCTGGGACAAGATTATCCTGCTGTACAACGCGGCGACGTACGAGACGGCCGACGTGATTTCGACCTTCGTCTATCGCAGGGGCATCATTAACGCGGATTACAGCTTCTCCGCGGCCGTCGGCCTATTCAATTCCGCCATCAACTTCGCGCTGCTGCTTCTCGCGAACCGCATCAGCCGCAAGACGACCGAAAACAGCCTGTGGTAA
- a CDS encoding carbohydrate ABC transporter permease: MYKYASWGGRLFDGANVFFLTVCSFLFLYPVWFVVVSSLSDAHAIAAGEVSLWPVGINLEAYRFVFADSMIWDAYLNTFFYVGVGTAINLVMTTLGAYPLSRSQLYGRGAVMAFIVFTMFFSGGLIPSYLNVRELGLFDTRWALLLPGAISAFNLIVMRTFFQSIPEGLVESAKIDGANDFRVLWSIVLPLSKPVLAVMTLFYAVGHWNSWFSAMIFLQDRALFPLQLILREILIQSSAQNLASGIAQDELSKVSEAIKYATIVVATVPILVIYPFLQKYFVNGVMIGALKE, from the coding sequence ATGTACAAGTACGCAAGCTGGGGAGGAAGACTGTTCGACGGTGCCAACGTCTTCTTTTTGACCGTCTGTTCGTTCCTCTTCCTATACCCGGTCTGGTTCGTCGTCGTCTCCTCGCTCAGCGACGCGCACGCGATCGCGGCGGGCGAAGTGTCCTTATGGCCGGTCGGGATCAATCTGGAGGCGTACCGGTTCGTGTTCGCCGATTCAATGATTTGGGACGCTTACCTCAATACGTTCTTCTATGTCGGCGTCGGCACGGCGATCAACCTGGTCATGACGACGTTAGGCGCTTACCCGTTATCGCGAAGCCAGCTGTACGGCCGCGGCGCCGTCATGGCGTTCATCGTCTTCACGATGTTTTTCAGCGGGGGGCTCATCCCGAGTTATTTGAACGTGCGGGAATTAGGGCTGTTCGATACGCGATGGGCGCTGCTCTTGCCCGGCGCGATCAGCGCGTTCAATTTGATCGTCATGCGCACCTTCTTCCAGTCGATTCCGGAAGGACTCGTCGAATCGGCGAAGATCGACGGGGCGAACGACTTCCGCGTTTTGTGGTCGATCGTGCTGCCGCTCTCGAAGCCGGTGCTCGCCGTAATGACGCTGTTCTACGCGGTCGGCCATTGGAACAGCTGGTTTTCCGCGATGATCTTCCTGCAGGACCGCGCGTTGTTCCCGCTTCAGCTCATCCTGCGGGAAATCTTGATCCAATCGTCGGCGCAGAACCTGGCGTCCGGCATCGCGCAGGACGAATTGTCCAAGGTGAGCGAGGCGATTAAGTACGCGACGATCGTCGTCGCGACCGTTCCGATTCTCGTAATATATCCGTTCCTGCAGAAGTATTTCGTCAACGGCGTAATGATCGGCGCTTTGAAAGAGTAG
- a CDS encoding twin-arginine translocase TatA/TatE family subunit — translation MPNLGVPGLVLIVAIALLLFGPKKLPELGRAVGTTIREFKSGARKLIEDAETQESKSTRKEDVE, via the coding sequence ATGCCGAATCTCGGAGTGCCGGGACTCGTTCTGATCGTCGCGATCGCGCTGCTGCTGTTCGGACCGAAGAAGCTGCCCGAGCTGGGGCGGGCGGTCGGCACGACGATCCGGGAGTTCAAGTCGGGGGCGAGGAAGCTGATCGAGGACGCGGAGACGCAGGAATCGAAATCGACGCGCAAGGAGGACGTGGAATGA
- a CDS encoding IlvD/Edd family dehydratase, with translation MTEEQRKPGPSGGLRSEKYFQEKELWGFIHRSFTKSMGYTDEDLKKPVIGICNTFSELNKCHSHFNELVEYVKRGVWQAGGVPMEFPTISIGEPYVKPTTMLLRNLMAMDTEEMMKAHPIDGVVLLGGCDKTVPAQLMAAASANLPSIVLTGGPMLNGRLNGRSLGACTDCYGFTLEHKAGNLTDEELAVAEDAICRSDGHCMVMGTASTMASIAEAIGMALPGCAAIPAPDSRRKHLAERTGKQIVELVRRDLRPRDIMTADAIDNAIRVTMASGGSTNAIIHLVAIAGRLGLKLPLRRFDELSAETPLLLNLRPSGQYQMEEYFEAGGVPALMKELEPLLNGDCLTVTGRTIRENIASARTLNRDVIRSLEAPLDPQGGIAVLQGNLAPDGALIKQSAVSPGLKRHRGRAVVFDSPADLAARIDDPALDVDENSVLVLKNAGPKGAPAMPEIGQIPIPSKLLKRGVRDMVRLSDARISGTSYGALVVHVAPEAAIGGPLALVQDGDEIELDIAERRLALLVPEEELAKRRQGWQPPSPHYDRGYGYLFQERVLQANLGCDFDFLLPKELREELLTGK, from the coding sequence GTGACCGAGGAGCAGCGGAAGCCTGGCCCGAGCGGCGGGCTGAGGAGCGAGAAGTATTTTCAGGAAAAGGAATTATGGGGCTTCATCCATCGATCGTTCACGAAGTCGATGGGGTATACGGACGAGGATTTAAAGAAACCGGTCATCGGCATCTGCAATACGTTCAGCGAGCTGAACAAATGTCATTCGCACTTCAACGAGCTCGTCGAGTACGTGAAACGGGGCGTCTGGCAAGCCGGCGGCGTGCCGATGGAGTTTCCGACGATCTCGATCGGCGAGCCGTACGTGAAGCCGACGACGATGCTGCTGCGCAATCTGATGGCGATGGATACCGAGGAGATGATGAAGGCGCATCCGATCGACGGCGTCGTCCTGCTCGGCGGGTGCGACAAGACGGTGCCGGCGCAGCTGATGGCGGCCGCGAGCGCCAACCTTCCCTCCATCGTATTGACGGGCGGACCGATGCTGAACGGGCGGCTGAACGGGCGCAGCCTCGGCGCGTGCACGGATTGCTACGGCTTCACGCTGGAGCATAAGGCGGGCAATCTGACCGACGAGGAGCTCGCCGTCGCGGAGGACGCGATCTGCCGCAGCGACGGGCATTGCATGGTGATGGGGACGGCGAGCACGATGGCGTCGATCGCCGAGGCGATCGGCATGGCGCTGCCCGGCTGCGCCGCGATTCCGGCGCCGGACAGCCGGCGGAAGCATCTGGCGGAGCGGACGGGGAAGCAAATCGTGGAGCTCGTCCGGCGCGATCTTCGCCCGCGCGACATTATGACGGCGGACGCGATCGACAACGCGATCCGCGTCACGATGGCGAGCGGCGGCTCGACGAACGCGATCATCCATCTCGTCGCCATCGCCGGCCGACTCGGTCTCAAGCTGCCGCTGCGGCGGTTCGACGAGCTGAGCGCGGAGACGCCGCTGCTGCTCAATCTTCGGCCGTCGGGACAATATCAGATGGAGGAGTATTTCGAGGCGGGCGGCGTGCCGGCGCTGATGAAGGAGCTGGAGCCGCTGTTGAACGGGGATTGCTTGACGGTGACGGGGCGGACGATTCGGGAAAATATCGCTTCCGCGCGCACGCTGAACCGCGACGTCATCCGCAGCCTCGAGGCGCCGCTCGATCCGCAAGGCGGCATCGCCGTGCTGCAGGGCAACTTGGCGCCGGACGGCGCCTTGATCAAGCAATCGGCCGTCTCCCCGGGGCTGAAGCGGCATCGCGGCCGCGCGGTCGTCTTCGACAGCCCCGCGGACTTGGCGGCGCGCATCGACGATCCCGCGCTCGACGTCGACGAGAACAGCGTGCTCGTGCTGAAGAACGCGGGTCCGAAGGGGGCGCCGGCGATGCCGGAAATCGGGCAAATTCCGATTCCGTCGAAGCTGTTGAAGCGCGGCGTGCGCGACATGGTGCGCCTCTCCGACGCGCGCATCAGCGGCACCTCGTACGGCGCCCTCGTCGTGCATGTCGCGCCGGAAGCGGCGATCGGCGGACCGCTCGCGCTCGTGCAGGACGGCGACGAAATCGAGCTCGATATCGCCGAGAGGCGACTCGCGCTGCTCGTGCCGGAGGAAGAGCTGGCAAAGCGTCGGCAAGGTTGGCAGCCCCCGAGCCCTCATTATGATCGGGGATACGGATACCTGTTCCAGGAGCGCGTCCTTCAGGCGAATCTGGGCTGCGACTTTGACTTTTTGTTACCTAAAGAGCTAAGAGAAGAACTTCTTACCGGAAAATAA
- a CDS encoding zinc-dependent alcohol dehydrogenase, whose product MKAVVTQEGKIRVADVPMPTVEANGVLVKTEYSAISPGTEQMMSRTAHKHPVSLGYSSAGVVQEVGPLATHLKVGDRVACYGAPYVRHAEWLSVPRHLAVPIPDNVTTADASTVGLGAIAIHGLRQAGLQFGETAVVVGLGILGQLIAQIALAAGYRVVACDVSEARCALAESLGIPNVCRSSDEVEACIAEAAGGLGADAVVLCASAKTGELIDLGLGWIRDRGKVVVVGDLKLDFSRELMFAKEATVLISRAGGPGRYDETYERLGVDYPIGFARWTEGRNMEAYLRLAAEGKVRIGPLLSRVVPIRQADDAFRLLREDPQGTTGVVLEYR is encoded by the coding sequence ATGAAGGCAGTAGTGACGCAAGAAGGGAAAATCCGCGTGGCCGACGTGCCGATGCCTACGGTCGAGGCGAACGGCGTATTGGTGAAGACCGAATACTCCGCCATCAGCCCCGGGACGGAACAGATGATGAGCCGCACAGCGCACAAGCACCCGGTCTCGCTCGGGTACAGCTCGGCCGGCGTCGTCCAAGAGGTCGGTCCGCTCGCGACGCATCTGAAAGTCGGGGACCGCGTCGCCTGTTACGGCGCGCCTTACGTTAGACATGCCGAATGGTTGAGCGTTCCGCGGCATCTGGCCGTTCCGATTCCCGATAACGTGACGACCGCGGACGCGTCGACCGTAGGCCTCGGCGCCATCGCGATTCACGGACTGCGGCAGGCGGGACTGCAGTTCGGCGAAACCGCGGTCGTCGTGGGACTCGGCATCCTCGGTCAGCTGATCGCGCAAATCGCGCTCGCCGCGGGATACCGCGTCGTCGCTTGCGACGTGTCGGAAGCGCGGTGCGCGCTCGCCGAATCGCTAGGCATCCCGAACGTCTGCCGGAGCTCGGACGAGGTGGAGGCTTGCATCGCCGAAGCTGCGGGCGGCCTCGGGGCCGACGCCGTCGTGCTGTGCGCCAGCGCGAAAACCGGGGAATTGATCGATCTAGGCCTCGGCTGGATTCGGGACCGCGGGAAGGTCGTCGTGGTCGGCGACCTGAAGCTGGATTTCTCGAGGGAGCTCATGTTCGCCAAGGAAGCGACGGTGCTCATCTCGCGCGCCGGCGGGCCGGGTCGATATGACGAGACGTACGAACGGCTGGGCGTCGACTACCCGATCGGCTTCGCGCGGTGGACGGAAGGCCGCAATATGGAGGCGTATTTGCGCCTGGCGGCGGAAGGCAAGGTGCGGATCGGGCCGCTGCTCTCCCGCGTCGTGCCGATTCGTCAAGCGGACGATGCGTTCCGGCTGCTTCGGGAGGACCCTCAAGGCACGACGGGCGTCGTGTTGGAATACCGATGA
- a CDS encoding amidohydrolase family protein: MIFDCHTHLFGPGMVSGPTDAAIKRAWGPDMHIVATPEQHRANLEGFDGAIVLAMAAGATGLVVPNEYVASYCAEAPTRLFGFASVDPNDPNAVSDFETAVRELGLKGLKLGPIYQNFYPDRPEHFPLYAKAEELNVPILWHQGTSFVPEGYLDASRPAMLDPIARTFPRLKMIVAHMGHPWVDECISLVRKHPNLYMDLSALASRPWQYYNALVSATEYGVTDKILFGSDYPFFTTRQTVDALQRVDDLAEGTRLPRVPERALEAILHRDTPGLLGLA, from the coding sequence ATGATTTTCGATTGTCATACGCATCTGTTCGGACCGGGTATGGTCAGCGGGCCGACGGACGCCGCGATCAAGCGGGCGTGGGGGCCGGATATGCATATCGTAGCGACGCCGGAGCAGCATCGGGCGAATCTCGAAGGATTCGACGGCGCGATCGTGCTTGCGATGGCGGCCGGCGCTACGGGGCTCGTCGTGCCGAACGAATACGTTGCCTCGTATTGCGCCGAGGCGCCGACCCGGCTGTTCGGCTTCGCGAGCGTCGATCCGAACGACCCGAACGCGGTCTCGGATTTCGAGACCGCCGTTCGCGAGCTCGGTTTGAAGGGCCTCAAGCTCGGGCCGATTTACCAGAACTTCTATCCGGATCGGCCGGAGCACTTCCCGCTGTACGCCAAGGCGGAGGAGCTGAACGTGCCGATTCTCTGGCATCAGGGCACGTCGTTCGTGCCGGAAGGGTACTTGGACGCGTCCCGCCCGGCGATGCTCGACCCGATCGCCCGAACGTTCCCGAGGCTGAAGATGATCGTGGCGCATATGGGCCATCCGTGGGTGGACGAATGCATCTCGCTGGTGCGCAAGCACCCGAATTTGTATATGGACCTCTCGGCGCTGGCAAGCCGCCCGTGGCAGTATTACAACGCCTTGGTGTCCGCGACGGAGTACGGGGTGACCGACAAAATTTTGTTCGGCTCCGATTACCCGTTCTTCACGACGCGGCAGACGGTCGACGCGCTGCAGCGCGTCGACGACCTCGCGGAAGGCACTCGGCTGCCCCGCGTGCCGGAGCGCGCGTTGGAAGCGATATTGCATCGAGATACGCCGGGCCTGCTCGGCCTGGCATGA
- a CDS encoding RraA family protein, with product MEEKQLFDQMCESLYAAVLSDTLDELGYRDQVMRENLNPIDPNWVVAGRAKTILSVDVHYLPEDPYAKEIEAVDSVKPNEVVIGCTNESKQNGLWGELLSTASKMRGARGAIVDGLIRDTKKIVELDFPVFATGTKPVDSQGRGLVIDYDVPVRCGGVLVNPGDVVFGDRDGIVVIPAGIVDEVVRRALDKVQRENHTRTELLEGRTLRQVYDKYGVL from the coding sequence GTGGAAGAAAAACAATTGTTCGATCAGATGTGCGAATCGCTGTATGCCGCGGTCCTCTCCGACACGCTCGACGAGCTCGGTTACCGGGATCAGGTCATGCGGGAGAATTTGAATCCGATCGACCCGAATTGGGTCGTGGCGGGACGGGCGAAGACGATCTTGTCCGTCGACGTGCATTACCTGCCGGAAGATCCGTACGCCAAGGAGATCGAGGCGGTCGACAGCGTGAAGCCGAACGAGGTCGTCATCGGCTGCACGAACGAATCGAAGCAGAACGGACTGTGGGGCGAGCTGCTTTCGACGGCGTCGAAGATGCGCGGCGCGCGCGGGGCGATCGTGGACGGGTTGATCCGCGACACGAAGAAAATTGTCGAGCTCGACTTCCCCGTCTTCGCGACGGGCACGAAGCCGGTCGACTCGCAAGGCCGCGGCCTCGTCATCGACTACGACGTGCCGGTCCGCTGCGGCGGCGTACTCGTGAACCCGGGCGACGTCGTCTTCGGCGATCGGGACGGGATCGTCGTCATCCCGGCCGGGATCGTCGACGAAGTCGTCCGACGGGCGCTCGACAAGGTCCAACGGGAAAACCACACGAGAACGGAGCTGCTCGAGGGCCGCACGCTTCGTCAGGTGTACGACAAATACGGCGTGCTTTAA